Proteins from a genomic interval of Oreochromis aureus strain Israel breed Guangdong linkage group 6, ZZ_aureus, whole genome shotgun sequence:
- the ifngr1 gene encoding interferon gamma receptor 1 isoform X2, whose protein sequence is MSLSDELTVLLLLISGVSAVSVSPPTNVRVSCQNVKVSVRWDYGTKEPQTIFRGKLHPNCTFETTDHEYDLSNCIWKSGEQRYLSFMYVSIAAVQGSNQSVAVASNTFSFSNLRTVDTKCSLEFPPVEIKAKEQMATVSFQNPLKFYKEIAQKDMHGYEINFTVEDEKGAFKSSCTTEEICQCNVSCKKGVKKCVNVSGILFVRWPGSLQVKFKETEAETCTFCASETPPPHSFNEVIVAAVLSSLLLFVLIVVTACICKLKAWTFNPSDTLPSSLKDSAGNQNKHPPNPTRPHISRISVESLDSCQNDPEETVLLKDTGQSADNSSAGSDYNPGNSCYAERPHLDSSDSDRSGTDDDSGDDSVKTECVSIEERSAYDCPHVMMDMGGGDMVTGYTGN, encoded by the exons ATGTCTCTGAGCGATGAGTTGACTGTTCTGCTCCTTCTGATCAGCGGGGTTTCTGCTGTGAGTG TTTCACCTCCAACAAATGTAAGAGTGAGCTGCCAAAATGTAAAGGTCTCTGTCCGCTGGGATTACGGAACCAAAGAGCCACAAACGATCTTTAGAGGAAAGCTCCATCC gaATTGTACATTTGAAACCACAGATCACGAGTATGACCTGAGCAACTGTATCTGGAAATCTGGGGAACAGCGATATCTCAGCTTCATGTATGTCAGTATAGCAGCTGTACAGGGAAGCAACCAGTCTGTAGCTGTGGCCTCAAACACTTTCTCCTTTAGCAATTTAAGGACAGTCGACACAAAAT GTTCTTTAGAGTTCCCTCCTGTAGAAATAAAGGCGAAGGAGCAGATGGCCACAGTAAGTTTTCAGAATCCCCTCAAGTTCTACAAAGAAATAGCACAGAAGGACATGCATGGATACGAAATCAACTTTACAGTTGAAGATGAAAAG GGAGCCTTTAAATCATCATGCACAACTGAAGAAATCTGCCAATGTAATGTGTCATGCAAAAAGGGTGTGAAGAAGTGCGTCAATGTGAGTGGAATCTTGTTTGTCAGGTGGCCCGgctctctgcaggtgaagtTCAAAGAGACAGAGGCAGAGACATGCACGTTCTGTGCCTCTGAAACACCTCCCCCACACA gTTTCAATGAGGTGATAGTCGCAGCTGTGCTGTCATCCTTGCTTTTATTTGTTCTCATTGTGGTAACAGCTTGCATCTGTAAGCTAAAGGCGTGGACATTTAACCCCTCAGATACTCTACCTTCATCTCTG AAGGACAGTGCAGGGAATCAGAATAAGCATCCACCCAACCCAACCAGACCACACATTAGTCGAATCTCTGTCGAAAGCTTAGACAGCTGTCAGAACGACCCTGAGGAAACTGTTCTTCTCAAGGACACCGGTCAGTCCGCAGACAACAGCAGTGCTGGCTCTGACTACAACCCTGGCAACTCCTGCTACGCAGAGAGACCGCATTTGGACAGCAGCGATTCTGACAGAAGTGGGACGGATGATGACTCTGGAGATGACTCGGTAAAGACGGAGTGTGTTTCAATTGAAGAAAGGTCTGCTTATGACTGCCCACATGTGATGATGGACATGGGTGGTGGAGACATGGTCACAGGTTACACTGGGAATTAA
- the ltv1 gene encoding protein LTV1 homolog — protein MPHRKKKAFIDKKKAVTFHLVHRSQKDPLAADEKAPQHVLLPATKVETEKRREEQRKFGVFFDDDYDYLQHLKEASGPSELVYSDRQPFSLQDEEEENEGGKIVHKDNPASSINLPSSVFASEFEEKVGLLNKAAPISGPRLDMDPDIVAALDDDFDFENPNNILDDDFIIRANSGTGAVDTEGDSHDDDDDEWEDTDEEGDFDSDGSFSSNEDAQGDGRGREFLFMDEETKSRFTEYSLTSSVMRRNEQLTLLDDRFEKFYEQFDDDEIGPLDNAELEGFIEPDSVRLDEVLKDYFKQKEKESLRPEDLGPKELPVVREEEEDEDEEEEMETVVVEAPEEKWDCETIISTYSNIYNRPKVIEEPQKPKPIRVSSKTGIPLDVLPARGLTAKQAERMTRINDTDLPRVSAQPRSKEESKEERKARKQAIKEERKERRAEKKANKMAFKEEKARQEKQMLNLRTNVQGLKL, from the exons ATG cccCATCGAAAGAAGAAGGCATTTATTGACAAGAAGAAGGCTGTGACCTTTCACCTCGTCCACAGGAGTCAAAAGGACCCTCTGGCTGCAGATGAGAAAGCGCCACAGCATGTCCTCTTGCCTGCCACAAAG GTGGAAACGGAGAAGAGGCGTGAGGAGCAACGGAAATTTGGCGTATTCTTTGATGATGATTATGACTACCTTCAGCACCTGAAGGAGGCGTCGGGCCCATCTGAGCTCGTGTACTCTGACAGACAGCCTTTTTCCCTCcaagatgaagaggaggagaatgaGGGGGGGAAAATTGTGCACAAGGACAATCCT GCTTCCTCCATCAACCTGCCTTCTTCAGTGTTCGCCTCAGAGTTTGAAGAGAAGGTGGGACTTTTGAACAAAGCTGCTCCCATTTCAG GACCCCGGCTCGACATGGATCCGGACATTGTAGCTGCGCTCGACGATGACTTTGATTTTGAGAACCCCAACAACATCCTGGATGATGATTTCATCATCAGAGCAAACAGTGGGACTGGAGCTGTGGACACGGA AGGAGACagtcatgatgatgatgatgacgagtGGGAAGACACAGATGAGGAAGGCGACTTTGACTCTGACGGCAGTTTTTCCAGCAACGAGGACGCGCAAGGGGACGGCCGAGGTCGAGAGTTTCTGTTCATGGACGAAGAGACGAAGAGTCGCTTCACTGAGTACTCGCTGACTTCGTCTGTGATGAGGAGGAACGAGCAGCTCACCCTGCTGGACGACCGCTTTGAAAAG TTTTATGAACAgtttgatgatgatgagatCGGTCCTCTGGACAACGCTGAGCTGGAAGGGTTCATTGAACCAGACAGTGTTCGTCTGGATGAAGTCCTCAAAGACTACTTCaaacagaaagagaagga GTCTCTGAGGCCAGAAGATTTAGGTCCCAAAGAGCTTCCTGTtgtgagggaggaggaggaagatgaggatgaagaagaagagatgGAAACCGTTGTTGTTGAAGCTCCAGAAGAGAAGTGGGACTGTGAAACAATCATCA gTACATACTCCAATATATATAACAGACCCAAAGTCATTGAAGAACCtcaaaag CCAAAGCCGATCCGTGTTTCCAGTAAGACGGGCATCCCTCTAGATGTGCTCCCAGCCAGAGGTCTCACAGCCAAGCAGGCAGAGCGCATGACGAGAATTAACGACACAGACCTGCCTCGTGTCTCCGCTCAGCCTCGAAGCAAAGAGGAGAGCAAAGAAGAGAGGAAGGCCAGGAAACAGGCTATCAAGGAAGAACGTAAG gaaagaAGAGCTGAAAAGAAAGCCAATAAAATGGCATTCAAGGAGGAAAAAGCCCGGCAGGAGAAGCAAATGTTGAACCTGAGGACAAATGTTCAAGGCCTGAAGCTTTAG
- the ifngr1 gene encoding interferon gamma receptor 1 isoform X1 has translation MSLSDELTVLLLLISGVSAVSVSPPTNVRVSCQNVKVSVRWDYGTKEPQTIFRGKLHPNCTFETTDHEYDLSNCIWKSGEQRYLSFMYVSIAAVQGSNQSVAVASNTFSFSNLRTVDTKCSLEFPPVEIKAKEQMATVSFQNPLKFYKEIAQKDMHGYEINFTVEDEKGAFKSSCTTEEICQCNVSCKKGVKKCVNVSGILFVRWPGSLQVKFKETEAETCTFCASETPPPHTGFNEVIVAAVLSSLLLFVLIVVTACICKLKAWTFNPSDTLPSSLKDSAGNQNKHPPNPTRPHISRISVESLDSCQNDPEETVLLKDTGQSADNSSAGSDYNPGNSCYAERPHLDSSDSDRSGTDDDSGDDSVKTECVSIEERSAYDCPHVMMDMGGGDMVTGYTGN, from the exons ATGTCTCTGAGCGATGAGTTGACTGTTCTGCTCCTTCTGATCAGCGGGGTTTCTGCTGTGAGTG TTTCACCTCCAACAAATGTAAGAGTGAGCTGCCAAAATGTAAAGGTCTCTGTCCGCTGGGATTACGGAACCAAAGAGCCACAAACGATCTTTAGAGGAAAGCTCCATCC gaATTGTACATTTGAAACCACAGATCACGAGTATGACCTGAGCAACTGTATCTGGAAATCTGGGGAACAGCGATATCTCAGCTTCATGTATGTCAGTATAGCAGCTGTACAGGGAAGCAACCAGTCTGTAGCTGTGGCCTCAAACACTTTCTCCTTTAGCAATTTAAGGACAGTCGACACAAAAT GTTCTTTAGAGTTCCCTCCTGTAGAAATAAAGGCGAAGGAGCAGATGGCCACAGTAAGTTTTCAGAATCCCCTCAAGTTCTACAAAGAAATAGCACAGAAGGACATGCATGGATACGAAATCAACTTTACAGTTGAAGATGAAAAG GGAGCCTTTAAATCATCATGCACAACTGAAGAAATCTGCCAATGTAATGTGTCATGCAAAAAGGGTGTGAAGAAGTGCGTCAATGTGAGTGGAATCTTGTTTGTCAGGTGGCCCGgctctctgcaggtgaagtTCAAAGAGACAGAGGCAGAGACATGCACGTTCTGTGCCTCTGAAACACCTCCCCCACACA caggTTTCAATGAGGTGATAGTCGCAGCTGTGCTGTCATCCTTGCTTTTATTTGTTCTCATTGTGGTAACAGCTTGCATCTGTAAGCTAAAGGCGTGGACATTTAACCCCTCAGATACTCTACCTTCATCTCTG AAGGACAGTGCAGGGAATCAGAATAAGCATCCACCCAACCCAACCAGACCACACATTAGTCGAATCTCTGTCGAAAGCTTAGACAGCTGTCAGAACGACCCTGAGGAAACTGTTCTTCTCAAGGACACCGGTCAGTCCGCAGACAACAGCAGTGCTGGCTCTGACTACAACCCTGGCAACTCCTGCTACGCAGAGAGACCGCATTTGGACAGCAGCGATTCTGACAGAAGTGGGACGGATGATGACTCTGGAGATGACTCGGTAAAGACGGAGTGTGTTTCAATTGAAGAAAGGTCTGCTTATGACTGCCCACATGTGATGATGGACATGGGTGGTGGAGACATGGTCACAGGTTACACTGGGAATTAA